CAATGACGATGTCATTACAGGGCAGGAGCTGTGCCTTGCCTTATACGATCAGGGAGTTTTAACAGACAGCGGTCAGGATGCCGCAGAACTGAGAGCTACAGGCGATGCTTACGCCTTCCTGATCAAAAAGCTGTCCACCCTGGAAATTACGCCTGCACAACTGGCATTATCTCCATGTAATGCGGGTGTAGTGGTTACAAACGACAAAACAGGAGAAGTGCTTGCCCTGGTATCCTATCCGGGATATGATAACAACCGGATCGGCGATGGCAGCTATTTCAGCCAGCTGCAAGCGGACTTGTCCCTTCCGTTATACAACAATGCGACCCAGACAAGAAAAGCACCTGGTTCTACCTTTAAACCCATTACCGCGGTAGCCGCTCTGGAAGAGCATGTCGTCACAACGGATGAAACCATTGCCTGTACCGGCATTTATACGGATGTGGAACCGCCTATTAAGTGCTGGATTTATCCCGGCCAGCATGGTCCTCTGAACATTGTAGGAGGAATCGGGAATTCCTGTAACTATTTCTTTGCTGATCTGGGGCACCGTTTATCAATGGACGCAAACGGAGTATATTCTCCTGACCAGGGACTTGAAGTCTTACGGAAATATGCATCCATGTTTGGGCTGGATCACAAGTCCGGGGTAGAGATTGCAGAGCTTGATCCTCAGATTTCAAAAGAAGCACCGGAGCGTTCTACCATGGGACAGGGAAGCCATGCTTACACCAATGTCCAGCTTTCCAGATATGTGGCTGCCATCGCAAACCGGGGAACCGTATTTGAACTCAGTTTATTGGACAAGACTACGGATTCTGAAGGCAATCTGATACAAGATTATACCCCTGAGATTTCTTCTCATATTGACGCGGCGGCTTCAACGTGGGATACTGTACAACAAGGAATGAGAGAAGTGATTGCAAACGGTTCAAGTAAAAGGCTGTTTACCGACCTTGAAGTGGAAATTGCCGGTAAAACCGGCACTGCCCAGGAGGCCCGTAACAAGCCCAATCACGCATTCTTTATTTCTTATGCGCCATATGACAATCCGGAAATCTGTGTTACCGTGAATATTCCGTATGGCTATTCATCATCCAACGCCGCCAATATTGCGAAGAACGTCTATAAGTATTATTACGGCTATACGGACTTAGAATCCATTGTAAATGCCGGCGCCCTGGATGCAGCGAAGGTCAACATTCGCGATTAACTAGGATAAGAGGTGATATGATGCATAGTACCGTAGTAATTAAAAGCAACAGAGCAGGTATGACTGTCATCCTGGACCCAGATATCCCCTTCCCTCAGCTTCTTTCTGATATCGGGAAAAAATTCGGGGATCATGCAAAATTCTGGGGATCCGTACAAATGACTCTGACCCTGGAGGGTCGGGAACTGACTCCCGAGGAAGAGTTCGCAATTATTAACCAGATCACGGAAAACTCCAATGTGGAGATCATCTGTCTGGTTGATACGGATATAAACCGTATGGAGCGCTGCGAAAAAGCACTGAATGAGAAACTCATGGAGCTGTCCTGCCAGACAGGACAATTCTTTAAAGGCAATCTACAAAACGGAGAGACTTTGGAATCTGAAGCCAGTATCGTCATCATCGGTGATGTAGGCAAGGGGGCAAAGGTTTTGGCAAAGGGCAACGTAATCGTTCTTGGAAAGCTTTCCGGAACGGTATGTGCAGGTGTGGCAGGCAACCGGGGAGCGCTCATTACAGCCCTGGAAATGGCTCCGACCCAGCTGCGCATTGCAGATTGCACCTCAGGTCTGGACGGAAGAGGCAAGCGTCTGGGACGGGGTCCTATGAAGGCTTTTATGGAAAATAACAAAGTCTTAATAAAACCAATGAAAAAAAGTGTGGAAATATTCCAAAAACTAAGGTAGAATAGAAAAAGGAAGTTCGATTCGCCTTTGGCCCATCGAACGGATAATTTACTTGCCTTCGCTAAGTAAATTATACCTTAAAATCAGGAGGATATGGTATGAGCGAAATTATCGTAATCACTTCTGGAAAAGGCGGGGTAGGCAAGACAACAACCTCTGCCAATGTTGGTACCGGACTGGCGATTCTGGGTAAAAAAGTAGTCCTGATCGATACGGATATAGGGCTTCGGAACCTGGACGTTGTTATGGGTCTGGAAAACCGCATTGTCTACAATTTAGTAGACGTGGTAGAGGGCAACTGCCGTATGAAGCAGGCCCTGATAAAAGACAAAAGATATCCGAACTTATTTTTACTTCCCTCCGCGCAGACCAGGGACAAGACGGCAGTCACTCCCGAGCAGATGGTGAAGCTGGTTGATGATTTAAGGGAAGAGTTTGATTATATCCTGCTGGATTGTCCCGCAGGCATTGAACAAGGCTTTCAAAACGCCATTGCAGGTGCTGACAGAGCTATTGTTGTTACCACTCCGGAGGTTTCCGCGATCCGGGATGCCGACCGGATCATCGGGCTTTTAGATGCCGCTGACATGGGAGCCATTGAACTCATCGTAAACCGGATCCGTGCGGATATGGTGAAAAGAGGAGACATGATGTCTCTTGACGATGTCATGGACATCCTTGCCGTTGATATTATCGGTGCCGTGCCGGATGACGAGGATATCGTCATTTCCACAAACCAGGGAGAACCTCTCGTTGGCATGGGAACCCCGGCCGGACAGGCCTATATGGACGTCTGCAGGCGGATTACCGGGGAAAACGTACCGCTTCAAAATCCGGCTGTGCGTGAAAGCCTGTTCTTTAGACTCTCCCATCTCCTAAAGAGAGCATAGGAGGGTGCGATATGAGACTGTTTCCTGTATTCAGCAAAAAGAATTCAGGAGAAATTGCAAGAAATCGTCTGAAACTTTTGCTGGTTGCGGACAAGGCTGATTGTTCTCCTGAGATCATGCAGATGATAAAAGACGATATGGTCCGTGTTGTTTCAAGATACATGGATATAGATTCCGACAGAATAGAGATACAGATGAAAAAGCTGAAGCAACCGGATTGCGAACGTTTTATACCGGTTCTTTATGCAAACATCCCTATTCGCGACGTACCTGATAAGGGGATATACTAATTATGTTTTCTGACTACAATTTTAAATACTATAATTACCGGTTAGTTTTGTACATGCTGTCGCTGTCCGTTATTGGGATTCTTGTGGTGGCCAGCGCCTCCAACCAGGATTCAAACACAGTGACAAAACAGATTATCGGCGTAATGGTGGGATTTGCCCTGGCTATCGGGCTTTCCATTATAGACTATCATAAAATCATCAAGCTTTATGCTTTGGATTATGCGGCTTGCATCCTTTTGCTGGGTGCTGTTCTGGTTATGGGACATACGGCTGGAGGAGCCACCAGATGGATCAACCTTCCTGGTATCGGGCGGATTCAGCCGTCTGAGTTCGTTAAAATCGGATTAATCGTGTTCTTTTCCTGGTATTGGAACAAATACCAGGAAAGGCTGAACACGCCGGTTATGATAGGGCTGGCCGCTTTGCTTGCGGCCATTCCCATCGGCCTTATTTTTGCAGAGCCGAATTTATCCACCAGCCTAGTGGTTTCTATCATTATCCTGTGTATGGTATTTTCCGCAGGAATCAGTTACCGCTGGATCGGGGGCGTCCTTGCCGTAGCAATACCGGCAGGAGCGCTTTTCATATTTCTGCTGACCAAAGGGTTGATCCCTTTTATCCACGATTATCAGGCACGGCGTATCCTTGCATGGATTTATCCTCATGCAGAGCAGTATGCAGAAAATCTGTACCAACAAAAAAATTCAATTATGGCAATCAGTTCCGGACAGCTTCAAGGGAAAGGACTTTTTAATACAACCATTGCATCGGTGAAAGATGGAAACTTCTTATCAGCCGGGGAAACCGACTTTATTTTCGCCATTATCGGCGAAGAGATGGGATTTCGAGGCAGCGTTATCGTCATTGTTCTTATTGGTTTGGTTGTATTTGAATGCCTTTATTTGGCATCCAAATCCAAGGATATGTCAGGAAGACTGATTTGTACCGGCATGGCGGCCCTGATTGGCTTCCAGGCCTTTGCCAATATCGCCGTAGCAACGCAGATATTTCCCAATACAGGCCTCCCGCTCCCCTTTATCAGTTCGGGAGTCAGTTCGCTCATCAGCATCTTTATGGGTATGGGACTGGTGCTGAATGTTGGACTGCAGCGCAAAATCGGCAATTAAAAATCGGTAATTAATAAGGAGGTATATCGTCATGAATATAGGACTAGTTGCACACGATTCAAAGAAAAAACTTATGCAGAACTTCTGCATTGCCTACAGGGGCATTTTAAGTAAACACATGTTATATGCTACCGGAACCACCGGACGCCTGATTGAAGAGGTCACAAACTTAAATGTTCATAAGTATCTGGCCGGACATCTGGGCGGAGAGCAGCAGCTTGGATCCCAGATTGAACATAATGAGATCGATCTGGTAATCTTTTTAAGGGATCCCCTTACACCCAAGTCCCATGAACCGGATATCGTAAATATCATGAGTACCTGTGATATGCACAACATTCCTCTTGCTACCAATCTGGCTACTGCAGAGCTTTTAATCAAGTCCCTGGAGCGCGGTGATATGGAATGGCGTGAGATGTACAAATAACAGAGGTAGATTCCGTGAAGAAAAGAGTTTTTGTAAAATCAGGCTGCATTGCCTTATGTACCGTATTCCTGACAGGCTGCGCCGGTTTAAAGGGCCTTGATAATCCTTATGTATATTCAGAAAGGACCGCCCTTTACCAGTCCAGTGCAGTGTCTGGCAGAGCAGAACCCTTTGCTCATGATCTCTGCATCGTTTCAGAGGATACTTCCAGCCAGGACAATGCGGTTACTGCCGAAGCTGCCGCTGTCTTTGACTTAACGGATAAGAAAGTCCTGTTTGCCAAGAATCCTTTTGAGCGTTTGTATCCTGCAAGCATCACGAAAACCATGACAGCTCTTATTGCTTTGAAATACGGAAATTTATCAGATGAGGTCACGGTGACCAGGGATGCTGTCATTACGGAAACCGGGGCCACTTTATGTGGGATAAAGCCAGGGGACAAGCTGACTATGGAACAGCTTTTATATGGTCTCATGATCCCTTCCGGCAATGATGCCGGGGCTGCCATTGCAACCCATATGGCCGGTGGAAACGACCAGTTCGCTCAAATGATGAATGATGAGGCGTTGAAGATCGGAGCTACAGGCACTCATTTCCTTAATCCACACGGATTGAGTGATGAAGATCATTATACCACAGCTTATGACCTGTATTTAATCTTTCATGAAGCTTTAAAGTATCCCGAATTTCGCAAGATAATCGGTACAACCGAGTACACCACCACCTATCAAGATGGAGCTGGAAAGCCGGTAAACGCAACCTGGAAAGGTACCAACTGGTATATGACAGGAGAGCGCCAGATGCCGGATGACCTTACCATCCTGGGCGGAAAAACTGGTACCACAAAGGCGGCCGGAAGCTGCCTTATTATGGGAAGCTCGGACTCCTCTAAGCGGGAATATGTTACCGTAGTTTTGAAAGCGCCGAATCATGCAGGCCTCTACGATAATATGACAAATATATTAAATAAAATTGTAGAATAGTCATTGCCTTTCTTATTGATTTGTACTATAATTATATTAATCCGAATAGACTTTTTATACAAATTATATAACGCAAGGAGGAGATTGCTATGGTGCAGATAATAGCAGGAAAAAAGGGTAAGGGGAAAACAAAACATCTGTTAGACAGAGCTAATTCCATCGTAAAAGAATCAACAGGTTCTATTGCCTACCTGGACAAAAGTTCCAAGCACATGTACGAATTAAGCAACAAGATCCGCCTCATTAATGTCAATGAGTATCCGATTACATCAAGCGAAGGATTTATAGGTTTTATCTGTGGTATAATATCTCAGGATCATGATTTAGAAATGATGTTCTTTGACAGCTTTTTAAAGCTGGCCTGCCTTGAAGGGGAAGACATATCTGAGACCATTGCAACTTTGGAAAAAATCGGTGAAAAGTATCACGTAACCTTTGTTCTCAGCGTTTCTTTAGATGCGGAGAATATGCCTGAGAATGCCAGGGCTAATGTGGTTGTTTCATTATAATCATACATAAAGATAAGGGGGCTGCACAGCAGTCCCCTTTGTTTTGCTTGAATTTTTTGGATTTTCCTTTTATAATACTAAAAGGATCGCCCTTCAGGTTATACCTCTATGCCCAGAATACATGGGCAGGAATAAGGAAACACCCTTCGGGTATACCTCTATGCCCAGAATACATGGGCAGGAATAAGGAAACACCCTTCGGGTATACCTCTATGCCCAGAATACATGGGCAGGAATAAGGAAAGGAGGCGTCAGGATGGCAAAACAAAAGGCACCGCAGCCATTAAAACGGGCTGCCCGCCCAAAGAAGAATAAAAAAATCATCCGGTACCGGCGGCCTCTGAATATTAATGTTGGCATGATCATCTTTGCGTTGATCTTTGTTTATATGGTGTTCAGTGTATCTGCCTATATCCGCAGAGATAAGGTACAGTTTTATGAAGTACAGGAAGGCAGCATCGTCAATAACAAGAATTACACGGGAATTATCCTCCGGCAGGAAGAAGTGAAGAATGCAGACCGTTCCGGCTATATCAATTACTATGTAAGGGAAGGGAAACGGGCTTCTAACGGCACCCGGGTCTATTCCATTGATGAGACTGGGAATCTGACTTCATTTCTGGCTGAAAATTCAGAGGATAAGGTCACACTGACCCCGGAAAATCTTGGCGGGCTGAAAAAACAGCTGACCGCATTCAGCCTTACTTATGACAACGACCAGTTTCATTCTGTCTATGATACCAAATACGCTTTGGATGCAGAAGTCATGGAATACATGAATTTTAACGCATTGGACAACCTTGGCGGCCTGATGGATCAGGCAGGCATTAACTTTGAGCAGGTGAAAGCGGACCAGGCAGGCATCGTCTCCTATGGAGTGGATTCCTATGAAGGATTTCAGCCATCGGAGGTCTCAGAAGCCGCATTTGACCGCAGTACCTATACAAAGACCATCACTAAATCAGGGAATCTTATAGAAAAGGGCACTCCGGTTTATAAGATCATCACTTCTGATTTATGGTCAATTGTGTTTCCAATGACGGAAGAAGATGGGAAAGCTTATGGTGACAAGACAAATCTCACCGTAGAATTTGCCGGGCGGGATTTGAAAGCTTCCGGAAGCTTTTCCCTGCTTAACGGAACAGATGGAAAAGCCTTTGGAAAATTGGATTTTGATAAATACATGGTTCAATTCGCTTCCGACCGGTACGTTGATTTTGAAATCGTTTCGGACCGGGTAGATGGATTAAAGATTCCTGTAACATCTGTTACGAAAAAAGATTTTTATCTGGTACCCATGGACTACGTCACTCAGGGCGGTGACAGCCAATCCACCGGCTTCAACAAAGAGGTGTATTCCGGGTCCGGGACCTCAGTTATCTTCGTCCCTACCGAAATTTACTATTCCGAAGGGAATAATTACTATATTGATATGGGTACGGAGGATGGCTTTAAGGCCGGAGACTATATTGTAAAACCTAATTCAACAGAGCGCTATCAGATTGGGACAAGTGCTTTTCTTCAGGGTGTTTATAATATAAACAAAGGGTATGCTGTCTTTAAACAGATTGACGTGCTGGCTTCCAATGATGAATATTACACAGTGAAAAAGAACATGGCCTATGGACTGGCAGTATACGATCATATTGTTCTCAATGCAGAAACTGTCAATGAAGGGGAATTAATTTATAAATAAGAGGTGATTGATTTGGTTAAGGAAAATCTGGAAGAAGTTAATAACCGGATCTTAGCCGCCTGTAAAAGGGCGGGAAGAAATCCGGAAGAAGTAATCCTGATAGCGGTAAGCAAGACAAAGCCGGCTGTCATGATATCAGAAGCATACTCTGCCGGTGTCCGGGATTTTGGAGAAAATAAAGTGCAGGAACTCTGTGAAAAATACCTTGCACTTCCGGAAGATATCCGCTGGCACATGATTGGGCATCTGCAGCGAAATAAAGTGAAACAGGTCATTGATAAAGCTGTGCTGATCCACAGTGTAGATTCTATCCGCCTGGCGGAGCAGATCGAAGAGGATGCAGCCAGAAAAAACCTGATTGTGGACATCCTTTTGGAAGTGAATGTGGCCGAAGAGGAAAGCAAATTTGGGTTTAAACTGGAGGAGACGGAAAGCGCTATCCGTAAAATCGCCAGCCTTCCCCATGTAAGGATAAAAGGTCTCATGACTATTGCGCCTTTTGTAGAAAATTCTGAGGAAAATCGTCCAGTTTTTAAAAAATTAAGACAATTTTATGTTGACATGCAAAGCAAAAACATTGATAATGTTAGTATGAATATGCTCTCAATGGGTATGACCGGAGACTATGAGATTGCCATAGAAGAAGGTGCTACTTTGGTAAGAGTGGGTACCGGAATTTTTGGTACAAGATATTATGGGAAGTAAAAAGCACTTCCCATAATCGGATGGACGGGGCAAAGAACGCCCCTTTTATCCCCACTTGCTTTGCAAGTTCGGATAAGTTGTATTATATGAACACTTAATGAATGCAGGAAAAGCGAAGCAGAGCCTGCCGCGCATGATCGGGCATGATTTTGGTGAGAATATTTGCCTGGTCCTGGGAAGATCTTTTCTGCCTTAGGAACCATGGCGTAAGATTGGAGAGAATGAAGTATGAGCATTTTAGGCAAACTGATGGATAGCATGCGCTTAAATGATACAGAAGATGACGATTACTATTTAGATGACGACTACGAGGATGAAAACGATAAACCTGCCAAAAGAACCCTTTTCTCAAAAAAGAATGAAGAGGATTACTATGATGATGAGGAGGATTATGATCAGAAGCCTCGTTTTCTGTCCCGCTCCCCTAAAGTAGTGCCCATGAAGCAGTCGCGTTCCATGGAGGTATCCATGATAAAACCCACCTCCATTGAAGATGCAAAGGAAATTTGCGATCACATGCTGGCTGGAAAGGCAGTTGTCCTTAACATGGAGGGAATCCATACGGAAGTCGCTCAGAGAATCATCGACTTTACCTCAGGCGCCACTTATTCCATGAATGGTAATTTACAGAAAATATCAAATTACATATTCATAGCGACCCCGGAATCCGTTGAACTCTCCGGTGATTTTCAGGACCTGCTAAATAACGGAAGCCTGGATATGGGCGGAATGAATTTACGCCTTTAACAGATTTTCCCCACAAGACATCATATATTTCTTTAAATGGTACAAGCAGACGATTTTCCACATCACCCGCTTCTTTAAATCGTTGCAGCATTGCAATGCAGGAAGCGGAGAGGAAGATTGTTTGCTTTCTTCCATGATATAGGAATATAAAAATACAGTAAAAGAACGCCCCGGGGGCATACCTGAATGTCCAAAAGCATGGACAAGAAAGAGGAACATACCATGGGATATAGAATTCCGGTACACATGAACGGTACCTTCATTTATGAGATTGTCATGGAAACTGGGTTTGACGGGCTAAAGGAAGAACTGAAAAAGCTGAACCTGGGAGACCGCAAGGTCTGTATTGTCACGGATTCCAATGTGGCCCCTCTTTACCTTGAGGAAGTAGAAACAATTGTTTCTGCCTGCTGTAAAAGAGCAGAGCATTTTATCTTTCCTGCCGGAGAAGAAAATAAAAATCTGGATACCGTCAGAAGCTTATATGAAACTCTTATCTTAAAACAGTTTGACCGCCATGACTGTCTGCTCGCTTTGGGCGGGGGAGTTGTGGGAGATTTATGCGGCTATGGTGCGGCCACCTATCTGCGGGGAATATCCTTTATCCAGGTGCCTACGACCCTGCTGTCCCAGGTCGACTCCAGCATCGGAGGAAAAACCGGCGTTGATTTTGACTCCTACAAAAATATGGTAGGAGCCTTCCATATGCCAAAGCTGGTATATTCCAATATTGCGGCCTTAAAAACTCTTTCAGAAGAACAGTTTTCATCAGGAATGGGAGAGATTATCAAGCATGGGCTGATCAAAGACGCCTCCTATTACCAATGGCTTATGGACCATGCCTCTGAAATCCGGAACAGGGATTTAACAGTATTAAGCCAGATGGTGCTTGTAAGCAACCAGATCAAGCGGGATGTGGTAGAAAAGGATCCAACGGAACAGGGAGAACGGGCTCT
The nucleotide sequence above comes from Lacrimispora sp. BS-2. Encoded proteins:
- the aroB gene encoding 3-dehydroquinate synthase gives rise to the protein MGYRIPVHMNGTFIYEIVMETGFDGLKEELKKLNLGDRKVCIVTDSNVAPLYLEEVETIVSACCKRAEHFIFPAGEENKNLDTVRSLYETLILKQFDRHDCLLALGGGVVGDLCGYGAATYLRGISFIQVPTTLLSQVDSSIGGKTGVDFDSYKNMVGAFHMPKLVYSNIAALKTLSEEQFSSGMGEIIKHGLIKDASYYQWLMDHASEIRNRDLTVLSQMVLVSNQIKRDVVEKDPTEQGERALLNLGHTLGHAIEKLSDFRLVHGHCVGLGCIAAMAISVNRGMVREEELPRLLTVMKQFGMPVTVSGLSPENIVLTTRSDKKMDSGTIRFILLEQIGNACTCKTVTETEMAEGLRQILA
- a CDS encoding septum site-determining protein MinC, which gives rise to MHSTVVIKSNRAGMTVILDPDIPFPQLLSDIGKKFGDHAKFWGSVQMTLTLEGRELTPEEEFAIINQITENSNVEIICLVDTDINRMERCEKALNEKLMELSCQTGQFFKGNLQNGETLESEASIVIIGDVGKGAKVLAKGNVIVLGKLSGTVCAGVAGNRGALITALEMAPTQLRIADCTSGLDGRGKRLGRGPMKAFMENNKVLIKPMKKSVEIFQKLR
- a CDS encoding twitching motility protein PilT, which produces MVQIIAGKKGKGKTKHLLDRANSIVKESTGSIAYLDKSSKHMYELSNKIRLINVNEYPITSSEGFIGFICGIISQDHDLEMMFFDSFLKLACLEGEDISETIATLEKIGEKYHVTFVLSVSLDAENMPENARANVVVSL
- a CDS encoding FtsW/RodA/SpoVE family cell cycle protein: MFSDYNFKYYNYRLVLYMLSLSVIGILVVASASNQDSNTVTKQIIGVMVGFALAIGLSIIDYHKIIKLYALDYAACILLLGAVLVMGHTAGGATRWINLPGIGRIQPSEFVKIGLIVFFSWYWNKYQERLNTPVMIGLAALLAAIPIGLIFAEPNLSTSLVVSIIILCMVFSAGISYRWIGGVLAVAIPAGALFIFLLTKGLIPFIHDYQARRILAWIYPHAEQYAENLYQQKNSIMAISSGQLQGKGLFNTTIASVKDGNFLSAGETDFIFAIIGEEMGFRGSVIVIVLIGLVVFECLYLASKSKDMSGRLICTGMAALIGFQAFANIAVATQIFPNTGLPLPFISSGVSSLISIFMGMGLVLNVGLQRKIGN
- a CDS encoding YggS family pyridoxal phosphate-dependent enzyme is translated as MVKENLEEVNNRILAACKRAGRNPEEVILIAVSKTKPAVMISEAYSAGVRDFGENKVQELCEKYLALPEDIRWHMIGHLQRNKVKQVIDKAVLIHSVDSIRLAEQIEEDAARKNLIVDILLEVNVAEEESKFGFKLEETESAIRKIASLPHVRIKGLMTIAPFVENSEENRPVFKKLRQFYVDMQSKNIDNVSMNMLSMGMTGDYEIAIEEGATLVRVGTGIFGTRYYGK
- a CDS encoding D-alanyl-D-alanine carboxypeptidase family protein; this encodes MKKRVFVKSGCIALCTVFLTGCAGLKGLDNPYVYSERTALYQSSAVSGRAEPFAHDLCIVSEDTSSQDNAVTAEAAAVFDLTDKKVLFAKNPFERLYPASITKTMTALIALKYGNLSDEVTVTRDAVITETGATLCGIKPGDKLTMEQLLYGLMIPSGNDAGAAIATHMAGGNDQFAQMMNDEALKIGATGTHFLNPHGLSDEDHYTTAYDLYLIFHEALKYPEFRKIIGTTEYTTTYQDGAGKPVNATWKGTNWYMTGERQMPDDLTILGGKTGTTKAAGSCLIMGSSDSSKREYVTVVLKAPNHAGLYDNMTNILNKIVE
- a CDS encoding HlyD family efflux transporter periplasmic adaptor subunit produces the protein MAKQKAPQPLKRAARPKKNKKIIRYRRPLNINVGMIIFALIFVYMVFSVSAYIRRDKVQFYEVQEGSIVNNKNYTGIILRQEEVKNADRSGYINYYVREGKRASNGTRVYSIDETGNLTSFLAENSEDKVTLTPENLGGLKKQLTAFSLTYDNDQFHSVYDTKYALDAEVMEYMNFNALDNLGGLMDQAGINFEQVKADQAGIVSYGVDSYEGFQPSEVSEAAFDRSTYTKTITKSGNLIEKGTPVYKIITSDLWSIVFPMTEEDGKAYGDKTNLTVEFAGRDLKASGSFSLLNGTDGKAFGKLDFDKYMVQFASDRYVDFEIVSDRVDGLKIPVTSVTKKDFYLVPMDYVTQGGDSQSTGFNKEVYSGSGTSVIFVPTEIYYSEGNNYYIDMGTEDGFKAGDYIVKPNSTERYQIGTSAFLQGVYNINKGYAVFKQIDVLASNDEYYTVKKNMAYGLAVYDHIVLNAETVNEGELIYK
- the minD gene encoding septum site-determining protein MinD, giving the protein MSEIIVITSGKGGVGKTTTSANVGTGLAILGKKVVLIDTDIGLRNLDVVMGLENRIVYNLVDVVEGNCRMKQALIKDKRYPNLFLLPSAQTRDKTAVTPEQMVKLVDDLREEFDYILLDCPAGIEQGFQNAIAGADRAIVVTTPEVSAIRDADRIIGLLDAADMGAIELIVNRIRADMVKRGDMMSLDDVMDILAVDIIGAVPDDEDIVISTNQGEPLVGMGTPAGQAYMDVCRRITGENVPLQNPAVRESLFFRLSHLLKRA
- the minE gene encoding cell division topological specificity factor MinE, with the translated sequence MRLFPVFSKKNSGEIARNRLKLLLVADKADCSPEIMQMIKDDMVRVVSRYMDIDSDRIEIQMKKLKQPDCERFIPVLYANIPIRDVPDKGIY
- a CDS encoding cell division protein SepF — translated: MSILGKLMDSMRLNDTEDDDYYLDDDYEDENDKPAKRTLFSKKNEEDYYDDEEDYDQKPRFLSRSPKVVPMKQSRSMEVSMIKPTSIEDAKEICDHMLAGKAVVLNMEGIHTEVAQRIIDFTSGATYSMNGNLQKISNYIFIATPESVELSGDFQDLLNNGSLDMGGMNLRL
- the mgsA gene encoding methylglyoxal synthase: MNIGLVAHDSKKKLMQNFCIAYRGILSKHMLYATGTTGRLIEEVTNLNVHKYLAGHLGGEQQLGSQIEHNEIDLVIFLRDPLTPKSHEPDIVNIMSTCDMHNIPLATNLATAELLIKSLERGDMEWREMYK